A region of Bicyclus anynana chromosome 15, ilBicAnyn1.1, whole genome shotgun sequence DNA encodes the following proteins:
- the LOC112045671 gene encoding nucleolar protein 11: MAKLHNYHVLCPLIDQNSFLGVARDELDENVVVTLGRNVVNKYRLSDQKQIGGWTSKDHLTSAVIFDKEQDSYVGVFNKNTIKMWKDDSCSLDKSKKYKFSVNIMKLIPRDSEPSIIIFENGNCASLAYALDNRKTYENKLLVKDSENIVDVACYKIHKTDYICYVIKNSKDSYDIMTCSLRDELGDMEKSKLNKIKVARTDSTNAHVIGKFISIEQNSAVYFMWSDSKITQYDLAKKSWKTIGLVTWISTTTSVSMAWMGNDNLILFGCNTDQDGAIIVAYNVILGVGSCRYPMKMYSENAKLYCFHGRIILEASNHIGMLPFVLEINRNLSSLLGSHEITQDDTMEIANWDTPVNPMFNYPKEVKSLLKLGLTERSMCAQVIAKLVEQDDINKINEIIRKFVDVPESIIAMLLNYAIKKINPSGIDITNHEEVVKLCSIESKPFTLLQYLFGIGFSDAMLIPCLRNGISLDSSMFLLTYILYLLVDSDIKLNSHYESKLIDWCTLLMDSFYQQNLLTKDEKVTHVLKNVQNVVCNLIDQLTAIDNSLPLLHKIVSGKHSEQDDRDTLPYTIELMKI, encoded by the exons ATggcaaaattacataattaccaTGTACTGTGTCCATTAATCGATCAAAACAGTTTCTTAGGAGTGGCACGCGACGAACTGGATGAAAATGTTGTTGTAACATTAGGCCGAAATGTCGTCAACAAATATcga CTTTCAGATCAAAAACAAATTGGCGGGTGGACGTCAAAAGATCATCTGACCTCAGCGGTTATATTTGACAAGGAACAAGATTCCTATGTCGGAGTATTCAATAAGAATACTATTAAAATGTGGAAAGATGACTCCTGTAGCTTAGATAagagtaaaaaatacaag tTCTCAGTAAACATCATGAAACTTATACCAAGAGACAGTGAACcttcaattattatatttgaaaatGGTAACTGTGCCTCCCTTGCTTATGCATTAGACAATAGAAAAACATATGAAAACAAACTTCTTGTCAAAgactctgaaaatattgtagATGTGGCTTGTTATAAGATACACAAAACAGATTACATTTGCTATGTTATTAAAAACAGTAAAGATTCATATGACATTATGACATGCTCCTTAAGAGATGAATTAGGTGATATGGAAAAgtcaaagttaaataaaatcaaagttgCCAGAACAGATTCCACTAATGCACATGTTATTGGAAAATTTATCAGCATAGAACAGAATTCTGCAGTTTATTTTATGT ggAGTGACTCAAAGATAACACAATATGACTTGGCTAAAAAGTCATGGAAAACTATTGGCTTAGTAACATGGATATCAACAACCACTAGTGTTTCTATGGCTTGGATGGGTAATGACAACCTCATCTTATTTGGATGTAATACTGACCAAGATGGAGCTATTATTGTGGCCTACAACGTCATACTAGGTGTAGGGTCATGTAGATACCCAATGAAAATGTACTCTGAAAATGCTAAATTATACTGCTTTCATGGCAGAATAATTCTTGAAGCATCTAATCATATTGGCATGTTGCCATTTGTGTTGGAGATTAACAGGAATCTGTCAAGTCTACTTGGGTCTCATGAAATTACCCAGGATGATACCATGGAAATAGCCAACTGGGACACCCCAGTCAACCCCATGTTCAACTATCCTAAGGAGGTGAAAAGCTTGCTGAAATTAGGCTTAACTGAAAGGAGCATGTGTGCACAGGTCATTGCTAAGCTCGTAGAGCAAGatgatatcaataaaataaatgaaatcatcagaaaattTGTAGATGTCCCTGAATCAATAATAGCTATGCTGCTTAATTatgctataaaaaaaattaatccaaGTGGCATTGATATTACAAACCATGAAGAGGTTGTAAAACTTTGTAGCATTGAAAGTAAACCTTTTACTTTACTTCAATATCTGTTTGGAATCGGTTTCAGTGATGCAATGTTGATTCCATGTTTGAGAAATGGAATATCACTTGATAGCTCAATGTTTTTACTAACATACATATTGTATTTACTTGTTGATTCAGATATAAAGCTCAATTCACACTATGAAAGTAAACTCATTGATTGGTGCACATTACTAATGGACTCTTTCTATCAACAGAACTTGTTGACTAAAGATGAGAAAGTGACACATGTTTTAAAGAATGTCCAGAATGTTGTCTGTAACCTCATAGATCAGCTCACTGCTATAGATAATAGTTTGCCtttgttacataaaattgtATCAGGTAAACATTCTGAACAAGATGATAGAGACACTTTGCCTTATACAATAGAGTTGAtgaaaatatag
- the LOC112045673 gene encoding RNA-binding region-containing protein 3, translating into MTFANLLDFGKTKRSNITNRKMSTVLIIKHLPAMLSLEDKQQLLKHFGAEQVWETSKKRDYLFASFSTVEKAKSSLTRLHQLEIANRRLVVEYSFEKVPVEQTKQKHDTNSSTTVLIKDFLRALNAWNPSVDFYQPPPVHIKYKYPKVTPQVVINIIHSLFTHQPFYTQTLHLMNKMSLDTPFRENNTALTFFKETFREYFLDEIPILPPSESESEISSDETYDKHKQLLPSVSKRKSTLPKTRKRPAAVLSTATLTKPKKPHITIDQKEVFDVVSPIAVETKKISLVVSQDALAKQSEEPEVVGELGKFEKEQPTVYDTVETSEPDQPTITRKELLKNRISYRNMKVLPVFKNYHPGEPSMRLYIKNLAKTVTEQDVKRIYKRYVEHIPEDELIGFDVRVMQEGRMKGQGFVTFPSVKIAENALNETNGYLLKEKPMVVQFARAANKKTID; encoded by the coding sequence atgacTTTTGCTAATTTGCTTGATTTTGGTAAAACAAAACGGTCAAACATAACAAATAGAAAAATGTCCACTGTgctaataattaaacatttaccaGCTATGTTGTCTTTAGAAGATAAACAACAACTGTTAAAACATTTTGGAGCTGAACAGGTTTGGGAAACTTCAAAAAAACGCGACTATTTATTCGCTTCATTTTCTACAGTAGAAAAAGCTAAATCTTCTTTAACACGCCTGCACCAACTAGAAATCGCTAACAGAAGACTAGTTGTAGaatattcttttgaaaaagtaCCAGTGgaacaaactaaacaaaaacaCGATACTAATTCAAGTACCACGGTTttaataaaagactttttacgCGCCCTCAATGCTTGGAATCCATCAGTAGACTTTTACCAGCCACCGCCTgtacatattaaatataaatatccaAAAGTGACACCCCAAGTGGTCATTAATATCATCCATTCTTTATTTACACACCAACCATTTTATACTCAAACTTTACATTTAATGAATAAGATGTCACTTGATACTCCATTTAGagaaaataatacagctttaaCATTTTTCAAAGAAACTTTCAGAGAGTATTTTTTGGATGAAATACCAATACTTCCACCCAGCGAGTCAGAATCTGAAATATCAAGTGATGAAACTTATGATAAGCATAAACAACTTTTGCCCTCTGTCTCCAAGAGGAAATCTACATTACCAAAAACGAGAAAGAGGCCAGCGGCTGTTCTCTCTACAGCAACATTAACCAAGCCAAAGAAACCGCACATAACTATTGACCAAAAAGAAGTATTTGATGTTGTTAGTCCTATTGctgttgaaacaaaaaaaatatcattagttGTATCTCAGGATGCATTGGCAAAGCAATCAGAGGAGCCTGAAGTTGTCGGTGAGCTAGGAAAGTTTGAAAAAGAACAACCAACTGTATATGATACAGTTGAAACTTCTGAACCAGATCAGCCAACAATAACTAGAAAAGAGTTGTTGAAGAACAGGATATCATATAGGAACATGAAAGTTCTGCCAGTCTTTAAAAATTATCACCCAGGAGAACCATCTATGAGGTTGTACATAAAGAATTTAGCTAAAACAGTAACAGAACAAGATGTTAAACGAATATACAAGCGTTATGTAGAACATATACCAGAAGATGAGCTGATAGGCTTTGATGTGAGAGTGATGCAAGAAGGTAGAATGAAGGGACAAGGCTTTGTTACATTCCCCTCAGTCAAGATAGCAGAGAATGCTTTAAATGAAACAAATGGGTATTTGCTAAAAGAAAAACCAATGGTTGTACAGTTTGCTAGGGCtgctaataaaaaaactatagatTAA
- the LOC112045672 gene encoding chitobiosyldiphosphodolichol beta-mannosyltransferase produces the protein MTEDPPRKTVKVVVLGDIGRSPRMQYHALSLAGCGHNVNFIGYVETQPLPEIQEHPLITITKLQPLKVDSYPKLIQYLLKALWQTLSLFLTLIITGKCSYVLCQNPPAIPTLPVCRFYCLVTRTKFIIDWHNYAYSIMALSLKSNHPLLTFSTYIEKYFGQSSDNNMCVTNAMKRDLLENWDILATVLYDRPPKIFHPITLEQKHEWFIKIGQQYEIFRSSEHESRDSNTMTAFTKVIDNTVRLRYDRPGLLFSSTSWTPDEDFSILMEALQVYETTYNLSKKLPKLICVITGKGPMRDHYKSQIASRSWEHVAVVTPWLEAADYPTMVASADLGVCLHTSSSGLDLPMKIVDMFGTGLPVLACDFECLDELVQDGENGYKFRTSYDLSRQIVTWFEEFPNNTSQNEIAKNMRQKLSKFQESRWEDNWNLRAKKFFE, from the exons ATGACCGAAGATCCACCTAGGAAAACTGTGAAAGTGGTGGTTTTGGGAGATATAGGTAGAAGTCCACGAATGCAATATCATGCACTTTCTTTAGCCGGTTGTGGACATAACGTAAATTTTATCGGCTACGTGGAAACACAACCTCTTCCTGAAATTCAAGAGCATCCGCTGATAACAATTACGAAACTTCAGCCCTTGAAAGTCGATAGTTATCCGAAACTTATACAATACCTCTTAAAAGCGTTATGGCAGActttaagtttgtttttaactttaataatcACTGGAAAATGTAGCTACGTACTTTGTCAGAATCCTCCCGCGATTCCTACACTGCCCGTGTGTAGATTTTACTGTCTTGTCACGCGTACGAAGTTTATAATCGACTGGCATAACTATGCCTACTCCATAATGGCCTTGTCATTGAAATCCAATCACCCGCTTTTAACATTTTCTACATACATAGAGAAATATTTTGGACAGTCATCTGATAATAATATGTGTGTTACAAACGCAATGAAAAGGGATTTATTAGAAAATTGGGATATATT AGCTACAGTCCTATACGACAGGCCTCCAAAAATATTTCACCCAATAACATTGGAACAGAAACATGAGTGGTTCATTAAAATTGGTCAGCAATACGAGATATTCAGATCATCTGAACATGAGAGCAGAGATTCAAACACTATGACTGCATTTACTAAAGTGATAGATAATACTGTGAGACTTAGATATGATAGACCAGGGCTTCTATTTAGTAGTACAAGCTGGACTCCTGACGAAGACTTCAGTATTTTGATGGAGGCATTACaag TTTATGAAACAACATACAATCTTTCAAAAAAGCTGCCAAAACTTATATGTGTGATAACTGGTAAAGGCCCCATGAGAGACCATTATAAAAGCCAAATTGCTTCTCGCAGCTGGGAGCATGTGGCTGTTGTGACACCATGGCTCGAGGCTGCCGACTACCCCACTATGGTGGCTAGTGCAGACCTTGGGGTCTGTTTACACACAAGTTCATCTGGTCTGGACCTGCCCATGAAGATTGTAGACATGTTTGGAACAGGGTTGCCAGTTTTGGCATGTGATTTTGAGTG CCTTGATGAGCTAGTGCAGGACGGTGAAAATGGCTACAAGTTTAGAACAAGCTATGATTTATCTAGGCAAATAGTGACCTGGTTTGAGGAGTTTCCCAATAATACAAGTCAAAATGAAATCGCCAAGAATATGAGACAGAAATTGTCAAAATTTCAGGAGTCTAGATGGGAAGATAATTGGAATTTGAGAGCTAAAaagttttttgaataa
- the LOC112045674 gene encoding NHP2-like protein 1, translating to MAENDAVNPKAYPLADASLTAKILNLVQQAANYKQLRKGANEATKTLNRGLSEFIIMAADAEPLEIVLHIPILCEDKNVPYVFVRSKQALGRACGVSRPIVACSITINEGSQLKPQITSIQQEIERLLV from the exons ATG GCTGAAAACGATGCAGTGAATCCTAAAGCTTACCCTCTGGCTGATGCTTCTTTGACAGCCAAGATACTGAACTTGGTTCAGCAAGCTGCCAATTACAAGCAGCTTCGTAAAGGAGCCAATGAGGCAACTAAGACTCTGAACAGAGGCCTCTCTGAGTTTATCATAATGGCTGCAGATGCTGAACCTTTGGAGATTGTGTTACACATTCCCATATTGTGTGAAGACAAGAATGTGCCATATGTCTTTGTTAGGTCAAAACAAGCTCTGGGCAGAGCCTGTGGGGTGTCCAGGCCCATTGTTGCTTGTTCCATTACTATAAATGAAGGGTCACAGTTGAAACCTCAGATTACAAGTATTCAACAAGAAATTGAAAGACTTTTAGTGTAA
- the LOC112045675 gene encoding uncharacterized protein LOC112045675 isoform X1 has translation MRTSASQFDALVGFMERHGDLNKIADGPQGRVRALQLWEDLTNLLNLDVAGDSKSTDKWKKVWSDFKNNTKRKSAKIQAAGGTNESKLALSELEQRVLRITGPRGSTGMTGTHDTGVEYVVPTSDWPGSRVSGPNALLTEKNTSSKSSSSDDDVKLHNLDHNTPGGSGQSTPIAWEMSVDGGSPLASPGREGSSPRPGRVFCRPPQRRPRRARPADTDHRFRQMLKVFATEHLRLRRRELAQQAQWQNLFSKLVDVLNKFLDK, from the exons ATGAGGACGAGTGCCTCTCAATTTGATGCGCTAGTGGGCTTCATGGAGAG gcACGGTGACTTAAATAAGATTGCGGATGGGCCCCAAGGCAGGGTGCGAGCACTACAGTTGTGGGAAGATCTGACGAATCTTCTTAATTTGGACGTAGCAGGAGACTCAAAAAGCACCGATAAATGGAAAAAA GTGTGGAGTGACTTCAAAAACAACACCAAGCGGAAGTCAGCTAAAATACAAGCAGCCGGTGGGACAAATGAATCCAAGCTTGCATTATCAGAGCTGGAGCAAAGGGTCCTGCGCATCACAGGGCCAAGGGGGAGTACTGGGATGACAGGCACACACGACACTGGTGTAGAG TATGTGGTACCAACCAGTGACTGGCCCGGCTCCCGCGTCTCTGGGCCAAATGCATTGCTGACGGAGAAGAATACATCGTCAAAGTCCTCCTCATCTGATGATGATGTCAAACTTCACAACT TGGATCACAACACGCCCGGCGGGAGTGGGCAGTCCACACCTATAGCTTGGGAGATGAGCGTCGACGGCGGCTCGCCCTTGGCCAGTCCGGGCCGCGAGGGGAGCTCCCCGCGCCCGGGCCGCGTGTTCTGTCGCCCGCCCCAGCGCCGGCCCCGCCGCGCGCGTCCCGCTGATACCGACCACCGCTTCCGACAAATGCTGAAAGTCTTCGCCACTGAACACCTGAGGCTGCGGCGAAGAGAGCTAGCACAACAGGCACAGTGGCAAAATCTATTTAGCAAGTTAGTAGATGTGCTAAATAAGTTTTTAGACAAATAG
- the LOC112045675 gene encoding uncharacterized protein LOC112045675 isoform X2 has translation MEKMKVWSDFKNNTKRKSAKIQAAGGTNESKLALSELEQRVLRITGPRGSTGMTGTHDTGVEYVVPTSDWPGSRVSGPNALLTEKNTSSKSSSSDDDVKLHNLDHNTPGGSGQSTPIAWEMSVDGGSPLASPGREGSSPRPGRVFCRPPQRRPRRARPADTDHRFRQMLKVFATEHLRLRRRELAQQAQWQNLFSKLVDVLNKFLDK, from the exons ATGGAAAAAA TGAAGGTGTGGAGTGACTTCAAAAACAACACCAAGCGGAAGTCAGCTAAAATACAAGCAGCCGGTGGGACAAATGAATCCAAGCTTGCATTATCAGAGCTGGAGCAAAGGGTCCTGCGCATCACAGGGCCAAGGGGGAGTACTGGGATGACAGGCACACACGACACTGGTGTAGAG TATGTGGTACCAACCAGTGACTGGCCCGGCTCCCGCGTCTCTGGGCCAAATGCATTGCTGACGGAGAAGAATACATCGTCAAAGTCCTCCTCATCTGATGATGATGTCAAACTTCACAACT TGGATCACAACACGCCCGGCGGGAGTGGGCAGTCCACACCTATAGCTTGGGAGATGAGCGTCGACGGCGGCTCGCCCTTGGCCAGTCCGGGCCGCGAGGGGAGCTCCCCGCGCCCGGGCCGCGTGTTCTGTCGCCCGCCCCAGCGCCGGCCCCGCCGCGCGCGTCCCGCTGATACCGACCACCGCTTCCGACAAATGCTGAAAGTCTTCGCCACTGAACACCTGAGGCTGCGGCGAAGAGAGCTAGCACAACAGGCACAGTGGCAAAATCTATTTAGCAAGTTAGTAGATGTGCTAAATAAGTTTTTAGACAAATAG